A window of Lacibacter sediminis contains these coding sequences:
- a CDS encoding VCBS repeat-containing protein: MSKLFTYCKQFVFFIGIIFWMSCNRQQENTLFTQLPATASGIDFSNDIHDNDSSYSFINEFGYMGGGVGIGDFNNDGQKDIFFSGNQVSSRLYINKGNNQFDDITEKAGIGTNVWCTGVSVVDINHDGYDDIYVCVFGKDLVTRSKNLFFINQHDLSFKEEAEAYGLANTGNSTQAVFFDYDKDGDLDMYLANYLLAANNANTILPRDKSGHSPANDKLYRNDGDSANAGHPVYTDVSMAAGIKEDGYGLGVSVSDFNNDGWPDIYVANDFIFNDELWLNNRNGTFVNCIDKAIQHQSYSSMGADAADINNDTLTDIVTLDMLPETNKRKKTSLSFMNYDRYESERAMGYEPEFMRNMLQLNNGNFKIHNTGIPFFSEIGRLSGIHATDWSWSVLMADFNNDGWKDMHVTNGIGRDFIDADFVEFSNNMFNKNLTREEQQKAIRKKLASLEHVTLPNYLYINNKDLTFSDQSINAGVDEPSMSNGAAYADLDNDGDLDLVVNNINKPAFIFLNNTYQKNKAPESHFLSVQVNGDSLNRKGFGAKLFVYSSGKVQLQEQNPVRGYFSSVDQQLVFGIGKNDQADSLVIVWPDGKKQLLKNVKADTTLSLAWKNAVVDPVASVSPSFLFSDITGYNGLFYKHSDNVYNDYASQQLLPQKYSQMGPFITTGDINNDGTTDFFIGGAFNFSGKFFTQKAGQLFTSKNLTDSIKFEEDQDCILFDADKDGDSDFLITYGGMQYEENSIYYQPRLYINDGKGNFKLQPHAIPDSIRTIAGCVSAGDFDSDGYLDLFIGGRVSNKYPVAPKSFLLHNDHGIFTDVTAKICPALQTPGMITAAVWTDFDNDQQTDLIITGDWMPLQFFKNKQGKLIDVTASAGLTQMNGMWRSLNATDIDNDGDIDVVAGNLGLNCEYKVSLQEPMQLFATDLDGNGSIDPFLFYYIKDADGIKRSYPAISRGRFAERVPAIKKQFLLNEDYAHASYQDIFKGKAPQKILELHCNETRTCFFENTGNGKFIKHALPVEAQFSPVNTIICDDLDNDGFKDLLLAGNEYQAEVMTGRYDASYGCFLRGGSNKSFTSVPPATSGFILNGDVKDMSLIRLSNGEKILLAAVNNDSMRVFRIGVAIKKSK, translated from the coding sequence ATGAGCAAGCTTTTCACTTATTGCAAACAGTTTGTTTTTTTTATCGGCATCATTTTCTGGATGTCGTGTAACCGCCAACAAGAAAATACATTGTTTACGCAACTTCCGGCAACAGCATCGGGTATAGATTTTAGTAATGATATCCACGATAATGATTCTTCATACTCTTTCATCAACGAGTTTGGTTACATGGGTGGAGGTGTGGGCATTGGCGATTTTAATAACGATGGGCAGAAGGATATTTTTTTTAGCGGCAACCAGGTAAGCAGCCGTTTGTATATTAATAAAGGCAACAATCAATTTGATGACATCACAGAGAAAGCAGGCATTGGTACCAATGTTTGGTGCACCGGTGTAAGCGTTGTTGATATTAACCATGATGGCTATGATGATATATACGTTTGCGTATTTGGTAAGGACCTGGTGACCCGTTCAAAAAATCTTTTTTTCATCAACCAACACGATCTTAGTTTTAAAGAAGAAGCAGAGGCATACGGACTGGCCAACACAGGCAATTCCACGCAGGCTGTTTTTTTTGATTACGATAAAGACGGCGATCTGGATATGTACCTCGCCAATTATTTATTAGCTGCCAATAATGCCAATACGATTTTACCACGTGACAAAAGCGGCCATTCACCTGCTAATGATAAACTCTACCGCAATGATGGCGATAGTGCAAATGCCGGTCATCCTGTTTATACAGATGTGTCAATGGCGGCCGGTATTAAAGAAGATGGCTATGGGCTTGGTGTGTCTGTTAGTGATTTTAACAATGATGGCTGGCCGGATATTTATGTAGCAAATGATTTCATTTTCAATGACGAACTATGGCTGAATAACCGCAACGGTACGTTTGTCAATTGTATTGACAAAGCTATTCAACACCAGTCTTACTCCAGCATGGGGGCTGATGCTGCAGATATTAATAATGATACCTTAACGGATATCGTTACGCTTGATATGCTACCGGAAACGAATAAACGAAAAAAGACTTCTCTCTCTTTTATGAATTACGACCGGTATGAATCAGAACGGGCGATGGGTTACGAGCCGGAATTTATGCGCAACATGTTGCAGTTGAATAACGGAAACTTTAAAATACACAATACCGGTATTCCTTTTTTTAGTGAAATAGGCCGTTTAAGCGGCATACATGCTACTGACTGGAGTTGGAGTGTGTTGATGGCTGATTTTAATAATGATGGTTGGAAAGATATGCATGTCACTAATGGCATAGGCAGAGATTTTATTGATGCTGATTTCGTTGAGTTCAGCAATAATATGTTCAATAAAAACTTAACAAGGGAAGAACAGCAAAAAGCAATCAGAAAAAAACTGGCCTCGTTAGAACATGTAACCCTGCCCAATTATTTATACATCAATAATAAGGATCTCACATTTTCAGATCAGTCAATTAATGCAGGTGTTGATGAACCCTCGATGTCGAACGGCGCAGCTTATGCTGATTTGGATAATGATGGCGATCTTGATCTGGTAGTAAATAATATTAATAAACCTGCATTTATTTTCCTCAATAATACCTATCAGAAAAACAAAGCTCCCGAATCTCATTTTTTAAGTGTGCAAGTAAATGGAGACAGCCTCAACAGAAAAGGATTTGGTGCAAAGCTGTTTGTATATTCTAGTGGTAAAGTGCAACTGCAGGAACAAAATCCCGTTCGTGGATATTTCTCATCAGTAGATCAGCAACTGGTTTTTGGAATAGGAAAAAATGATCAGGCAGATTCGCTGGTGATTGTGTGGCCCGATGGGAAGAAGCAGCTGTTAAAAAATGTAAAGGCAGATACCACTCTGTCACTTGCATGGAAAAACGCAGTTGTTGATCCTGTTGCTTCTGTTAGTCCTTCGTTTCTCTTTTCCGATATAACAGGGTACAACGGTTTGTTTTATAAACACAGCGATAACGTTTACAACGATTATGCCAGTCAACAATTATTGCCGCAGAAGTATTCTCAAATGGGACCGTTTATTACTACTGGTGATATCAATAATGATGGTACAACGGATTTTTTTATTGGCGGTGCATTTAATTTCTCTGGTAAATTTTTTACGCAGAAAGCAGGACAACTGTTCACTTCAAAAAACCTCACCGACAGCATTAAGTTTGAAGAAGACCAGGATTGTATTTTGTTTGATGCTGACAAAGATGGTGATAGCGACTTTTTGATTACTTACGGCGGCATGCAGTATGAAGAAAATTCAATTTATTATCAACCACGTTTGTATATCAATGATGGCAAAGGCAATTTCAAATTGCAGCCTCATGCCATTCCTGATTCGATAAGAACAATTGCCGGCTGTGTAAGCGCCGGTGATTTTGATAGCGATGGCTATCTCGATTTGTTTATTGGTGGCAGAGTCTCAAATAAGTACCCGGTAGCTCCTAAAAGTTTTTTATTGCATAATGATCATGGCATTTTCACTGATGTTACCGCAAAAATTTGTCCGGCTTTGCAAACACCCGGAATGATTACTGCTGCAGTGTGGACAGATTTTGATAATGATCAGCAAACAGATCTCATCATTACGGGAGATTGGATGCCGCTACAATTTTTTAAGAATAAACAGGGTAAATTAATTGATGTAACTGCATCAGCCGGGTTAACTCAAATGAATGGTATGTGGCGTAGTTTGAACGCTACCGATATCGATAATGATGGAGATATTGACGTTGTAGCTGGAAACCTTGGGTTGAATTGTGAATACAAAGTCAGCCTGCAGGAACCAATGCAATTATTCGCAACTGATTTGGATGGCAACGGCAGTATTGATCCTTTTTTATTCTATTACATAAAAGACGCTGATGGTATCAAACGTTCTTATCCCGCCATCAGCAGAGGCCGCTTTGCTGAACGGGTACCTGCGATAAAAAAACAATTTCTTTTAAATGAGGACTATGCACACGCCAGCTATCAGGATATCTTTAAAGGAAAAGCACCCCAAAAAATTTTGGAGCTGCATTGTAATGAAACTAGGACTTGTTTTTTTGAAAATACAGGTAATGGCAAATTTATCAAGCATGCATTGCCGGTAGAAGCACAATTCTCGCCGGTTAATACTATTATCTGCGATGACTTGGATAACGATGGGTTTAAAGACCTGTTGCTGGCGGGCAATGAATACCAGGCCGAAGTAATGACTGGAAGATATGATGCGTCTTATGGTTGTTTCCTTCGAGGTGGTAGCAATAAGTCCTTCACATCAGTTCCACCGGCAACCAGCGGCTTTATTTTGAATGGTGATGTAAAGGACATGTCGCTTATTCGTTTATCAAACGGAGAAAAGATATTGCTTGCTGCAGTCAATAATGATTCAATGAGAGTGTTTAGGATAGGTGTTGCAATTAAGAAGTCAAAATAG